A stretch of the Porifericola rhodea genome encodes the following:
- the dnaB gene encoding replicative DNA helicase has protein sequence MSSDNPGSRATNQKNRRNRIEGYLNKAGINSGMGKLPPQATDLEEAVLGALMLEKEALTTVLEILQVDSFYKDSHKEIYKAILQLFDNSEPIDILTVTNQLRKLGTLEFAGGAFYVSGLTQKVNSAANVEFHARIISEMAIKRELITIASEIEQEAYEDTTDTFSLLDKVEQKIFGVSESNIRKNYADMRSIMRNAINELEAKKHRKDGLTGVPTGFTALDRVTSGWQKSDLVIIAARPGMGKTAFVLSALRNAAVDFGHPVAIFSLEMSSVQLVNRLISAEAQLESEKIKKGNLADFEWEQLYHKTADLTEAPIFIDDTPALSIRELRSKCRRLKAQHNIELIIIDYLQLMSGDSSKGNQGNREQEIASISRAMKNIAKELDVPVLALSQLSRAVETRGGDKRPQLSDLRESGSIEQDADMVMFLYRPEYYGITEDEDNQPVQGTGEVIIAKHRNGSLETVRLKFIGKYTKFTDLDDTSFDGNTYGNQLVSAGNSEAFNDPGIMTFSSKANNRFKPSDDSFKPDDPDEGAPF, from the coding sequence ATGAGCAGCGATAATCCAGGCAGTAGAGCGACTAACCAGAAAAACAGAAGAAACAGGATTGAAGGCTACCTCAATAAAGCCGGCATCAATAGCGGTATGGGGAAACTTCCTCCTCAGGCCACCGATTTAGAAGAAGCCGTGTTGGGAGCACTTATGCTGGAAAAAGAGGCTCTGACTACCGTACTTGAGATTTTACAGGTAGACAGCTTCTACAAAGACAGTCATAAGGAAATTTATAAAGCCATACTTCAGCTCTTTGACAATTCAGAGCCTATAGATATACTTACAGTAACCAACCAGCTTCGTAAGCTGGGCACTTTAGAGTTTGCTGGTGGAGCCTTTTATGTGAGTGGCCTTACCCAGAAGGTAAACTCGGCAGCTAACGTTGAGTTTCATGCCCGTATTATTTCCGAGATGGCCATTAAGCGTGAGCTCATCACTATTGCTTCTGAAATAGAGCAGGAAGCTTATGAAGACACTACCGATACTTTTAGCCTGCTAGACAAAGTAGAACAAAAGATTTTTGGCGTATCCGAATCTAATATTCGTAAAAATTATGCGGATATGCGCTCTATCATGCGAAATGCTATTAACGAACTGGAAGCCAAGAAACACCGAAAAGATGGACTAACCGGAGTACCTACCGGCTTTACTGCTCTGGACAGAGTTACCTCTGGCTGGCAAAAATCTGACCTGGTAATTATTGCAGCTCGTCCGGGTATGGGTAAAACCGCATTTGTACTTTCTGCCCTGCGAAACGCAGCTGTTGATTTTGGGCACCCGGTAGCCATCTTCTCTCTGGAGATGTCGTCCGTACAGCTCGTTAATCGTCTTATCTCAGCCGAGGCACAATTGGAAAGTGAAAAAATTAAGAAAGGAAACCTGGCAGATTTTGAATGGGAGCAATTGTATCACAAAACAGCTGACCTTACGGAAGCTCCTATCTTTATAGATGATACCCCTGCTCTCTCTATTCGGGAGCTGCGCTCTAAATGTAGAAGGCTTAAAGCACAGCACAATATTGAGCTTATCATTATTGACTACTTGCAGCTTATGTCTGGAGATAGCAGTAAGGGCAACCAGGGTAACCGTGAACAGGAGATCGCCTCCATTTCTCGAGCGATGAAAAATATCGCTAAAGAACTAGATGTTCCAGTACTGGCCCTGTCTCAGCTTAGCCGTGCAGTAGAAACTCGTGGTGGCGATAAGCGACCTCAGTTATCCGACTTAAGGGAATCCGGATCAATTGAGCAGGATGCCGATATGGTAATGTTCCTCTATCGCCCAGAATACTATGGTATTACTGAAGATGAGGACAATCAGCCAGTACAAGGCACCGGTGAGGTAATTATAGCCAAGCACCGTAATGGTTCGCTGGAAACTGTACGTCTCAAATTTATTGGAAAATACACTAAGTTTACCGACTTAGATGACACCTCTTTTGATGGAAATACTTATGGCAATCAATTGGTAAGCGCCGGTAATTCTGAGGCTTTTAACGATCCCGGTATCATGACTTTTTCAAGCAAGGCCAATAACCGTTTTAAGCCTTCTGATGACTCATTTAAGCCTGATGATCCTGATGAAGGAGCACCTTTTTAG
- a CDS encoding NADH-quinone oxidoreductase subunit K codes for MTIITGVLYAAGVYLLMQRSFIKLVIGIILFAHASNFFLFTAGGITRAMPAFVHNGQPDVEKLADPLPQALILTAIVIGLGIQAFAIVLLKRVYHVTGTSDLDKLRTTDREEEHA; via the coding sequence ATGACGATAATCACTGGTGTACTGTATGCTGCGGGAGTTTACCTGCTCATGCAACGCAGCTTTATTAAGCTGGTCATCGGGATTATACTTTTTGCGCATGCCAGCAACTTTTTCCTGTTTACTGCCGGAGGCATTACCAGAGCTATGCCAGCCTTTGTGCACAACGGGCAGCCGGATGTAGAGAAACTGGCAGACCCATTACCACAGGCCCTGATACTTACGGCTATCGTAATTGGCTTAGGTATTCAGGCATTTGCGATTGTACTACTCAAACGTGTATACCATGTTACGGGTACCAGCGATCTGGATAAATTAAGAACAACTGACCGGGAGGAGGAGCATGCCTGA
- the pdxH gene encoding pyridoxamine 5'-phosphate oxidase — protein MSISIADMRQDYSRQSLDVSDVLSHPIQQFEKWFNEARQSELPEPNAMHLSTVSAEGKPSGRVVLLKGIEKEAFVFYTNYQSSKGKNLAHTPWASLTFFWIELERQVRIEGSVEKVAADTSTQYFHSRPRGSQIGAWVSPQSEVIADRDFLEKRKLELERQFEGKEVPRPEHWGGYAVIPQTIEFWQGRPSRLHDRIRYSKIADKGWKIERLAP, from the coding sequence ATGAGTATCTCCATCGCAGATATGCGACAAGATTATTCCCGTCAGTCACTGGATGTGAGTGATGTACTAAGCCATCCTATACAACAGTTTGAAAAGTGGTTTAACGAAGCCCGACAGTCGGAATTGCCTGAACCTAACGCTATGCACCTTTCTACGGTAAGCGCTGAAGGTAAGCCATCAGGAAGAGTAGTATTGTTAAAAGGCATAGAAAAAGAAGCTTTTGTGTTTTATACTAACTACCAGAGCAGCAAGGGCAAAAACCTGGCGCATACACCCTGGGCATCCCTTACTTTTTTCTGGATAGAGTTGGAAAGGCAGGTCCGAATAGAAGGTAGCGTAGAAAAAGTGGCTGCGGATACTTCAACCCAATATTTCCATAGCCGCCCCAGGGGCAGCCAGATTGGAGCCTGGGTATCGCCACAGAGTGAGGTAATCGCGGACAGAGACTTTTTGGAAAAGCGAAAACTAGAGCTGGAGCGGCAGTTTGAAGGCAAAGAAGTACCACGCCCCGAACATTGGGGAGGCTATGCAGTAATACCTCAGACAATAGAATTCTGGCAGGGACGCCCCAGCCGCCTGCATGACCGAATTCGCTATTCTAAAATTGCGGATAAGGGCTGGAAGATAGAAAGACTAGCACCATGA
- a CDS encoding monovalent cation/H+ antiporter complex subunit F yields the protein METIFTISLLMMVVASILISYRFVKGPSIVDRLTALDLMSYNLIAIIALYAALSEDTLLIDAAVVLSLIAFLGTLAFAYYLINQSKP from the coding sequence ATGGAAACTATATTTACCATAAGCTTACTCATGATGGTAGTGGCCTCCATACTGATAAGCTACCGTTTTGTTAAAGGCCCCAGTATTGTAGACCGCCTTACGGCTCTGGACCTGATGTCTTATAACCTGATAGCCATTATAGCGCTCTACGCTGCACTTAGCGAGGATACCTTGCTGATAGATGCTGCCGTGGTACTTTCGCTTATTGCTTTTCTGGGTACCCTGGCTTTTGCGTATTACCTTATCAATCAAAGTAAACCATGA
- the mnhG gene encoding monovalent cation/H(+) antiporter subunit G, which produces MINIVAAIFILSGIAFMMIAAIGIIRFPDFYIRMSVVTKASTIGLGLLLTGVGIYFNTLETIIKTISISLFIVLSSPISAHVIAKAASLVRVPFWNKTNLDDYIEAKETPDDPRYVEHNYGSSSKEKSKKI; this is translated from the coding sequence ATGATCAATATTGTAGCAGCTATATTTATACTGTCGGGAATCGCTTTTATGATGATCGCCGCAATAGGTATTATTCGCTTTCCTGATTTCTACATTCGTATGTCGGTAGTTACTAAAGCTTCTACCATCGGCCTGGGACTTTTACTTACCGGCGTAGGAATTTACTTTAATACCTTAGAAACAATTATCAAGACGATATCTATCTCTTTATTTATTGTACTCAGCTCTCCTATATCGGCTCATGTAATAGCTAAAGCTGCCAGCCTGGTACGTGTTCCTTTCTGGAACAAGACAAATCTGGACGATTATATTGAAGCTAAAGAAACCCCTGACGACCCCAGATATGTAGAGCACAATTATGGTAGCTCGTCCAAAGAAAAAAGCAAAAAAATATAA
- a CDS encoding proton-conducting transporter transmembrane domain-containing protein: protein MPDHILILAPLLAPLLGGVFCIFFWKNLKVQQTIYLLATSFTLLMGLALLQRVDEQGIISLQAGNWEAPFGITLVVDMLSALMLSASALLGMVIHFFSLSHTSVTLERKHFGYYPALLLMLFGIHGALITGDIFNLYVWFEVMLISSFVLLTLGGEEGQLEGAVKYVTINFIASSLFLAGIGILYGISGSTNMAQLSVYLHAEDISPIVYVGFLFFLISFGIKAALFPLFFWLPASYHTPPIAISAIIAGLLTKVGIYALFRTAIFIFPSDMPIFQNLILWLAGLTMLSGMMGALAQQDYRKILSYLIISHMGYMVMGLGIGTQLAISGAVFYILHSIIVKSNLFFMGGLIGKFSKTFDLTKAGGLYKKLPILSSCFFISAMSLSGIPPLSGFWGKYVLARAGLEQQDYWIVGVALLTGLLTLLSVGRVWLKMFLKSAESKTVEPQMSERYFSAQHPGMYSTVLLLMLLVLAMSFYPEPFVQWSETAAQHLLNRELYIEEVLGTIDQTNEHASN from the coding sequence ATGCCTGATCATATTCTGATACTTGCCCCTTTACTAGCCCCTTTACTCGGAGGTGTGTTCTGTATTTTTTTCTGGAAAAACCTTAAAGTTCAACAAACTATTTATCTGCTGGCAACAAGCTTTACCCTACTTATGGGTCTGGCTCTGCTGCAGAGAGTAGATGAGCAAGGTATTATTTCTCTTCAGGCTGGTAACTGGGAAGCGCCCTTTGGTATTACTTTGGTCGTAGATATGTTGAGTGCGCTTATGCTAAGTGCCAGTGCCCTGTTGGGCATGGTCATCCACTTTTTTTCCTTATCACATACCAGCGTAACGCTAGAACGTAAGCATTTCGGCTACTATCCTGCCTTGCTCCTGATGCTGTTTGGTATTCATGGTGCCCTGATAACCGGCGATATATTTAATCTTTATGTATGGTTTGAGGTTATGCTGATTTCCTCTTTTGTACTGCTTACTCTGGGCGGAGAAGAAGGACAACTGGAAGGGGCGGTTAAATATGTGACGATCAATTTTATTGCTTCCAGCCTGTTTCTGGCAGGCATAGGTATACTTTATGGCATTAGCGGAAGTACTAATATGGCTCAGCTATCTGTATATCTGCATGCAGAGGATATTTCTCCCATAGTATATGTGGGCTTTCTCTTTTTTCTCATCAGTTTCGGGATCAAAGCCGCACTTTTCCCCCTCTTTTTCTGGCTACCGGCTTCCTATCATACTCCGCCTATTGCTATCTCTGCGATAATAGCAGGGCTACTAACCAAGGTAGGAATCTACGCCCTCTTTCGGACAGCTATATTTATCTTCCCTTCGGATATGCCCATCTTTCAGAATCTGATTTTGTGGCTTGCCGGACTAACAATGCTTAGCGGAATGATGGGCGCTTTAGCACAGCAGGATTACCGCAAAATACTCTCCTACCTTATCATAAGCCATATGGGCTACATGGTAATGGGACTGGGCATAGGCACACAACTAGCCATTAGCGGAGCAGTATTTTATATTCTACACAGCATTATTGTAAAGTCTAACCTCTTTTTTATGGGCGGGCTCATCGGGAAGTTCAGCAAAACATTTGACCTGACAAAAGCAGGAGGCTTGTACAAGAAGCTGCCTATCTTATCTAGCTGCTTTTTTATCTCTGCCATGTCATTATCAGGAATTCCCCCACTCAGCGGCTTCTGGGGAAAGTATGTGCTAGCCAGAGCTGGTCTGGAGCAGCAAGACTACTGGATAGTGGGTGTTGCCTTACTTACTGGTCTGCTTACGCTTCTCTCTGTAGGAAGGGTATGGCTCAAAATGTTTTTAAAGTCGGCTGAAAGTAAAACTGTAGAACCCCAGATGAGCGAAAGATACTTCTCTGCCCAGCACCCAGGTATGTACAGCACTGTTCTTTTGCTGATGCTATTGGTACTAGCGATGAGCTTTTACCCTGAGCCATTTGTACAGTGGTCAGAAACGGCTGCTCAGCATCTGCTAAACCGCGAACTGTATATTGAAGAAGTCTTAGGGACAATAGATCAAACAAATGAGCATGCATCTAATTAA
- a CDS encoding Na+/H+ antiporter subunit E, producing MWVYLINIILAGAITKILHEESGFFQKSGLLSLALFVVSFILLCVIAGIFRKKYITQIYLSSGLFLFFLKELVVANLKVSYEVLSPGSNLHPAVITVPLDLSTDLEIMLLANMITLTPGTLSLDVSEDKKKLYVHTLYSDESREVFRKNIKQGFEKKILAINQL from the coding sequence ATGTGGGTATATCTTATAAACATTATCCTTGCCGGGGCTATCACTAAAATACTTCATGAGGAGTCAGGGTTTTTTCAGAAGTCGGGACTACTCTCACTGGCCTTATTTGTTGTCAGTTTTATTCTTTTGTGCGTAATAGCAGGCATTTTCAGAAAAAAATACATCACACAGATTTACCTCTCCAGTGGGCTTTTTCTGTTTTTTTTGAAAGAGCTGGTAGTAGCAAATCTTAAAGTAAGCTACGAAGTACTAAGCCCGGGCAGTAACCTACACCCGGCAGTAATTACTGTGCCTCTTGACTTAAGCACTGACCTGGAGATTATGCTACTTGCCAATATGATTACCCTAACACCCGGCACATTGAGTCTGGATGTGTCAGAAGATAAGAAGAAGCTTTATGTACATACCCTGTACAGTGACGAAAGCCGGGAAGTTTTCCGTAAAAATATAAAGCAGGGATTTGAGAAAAAGATACTAGCAATTAACCAACTATAA
- a CDS encoding aspartate aminotransferase family protein, which yields MQSTQANTNTSATPKELDEAYYLKVFKRYPLVLSHGEGAKVWDTSGKEYIDALAGIAVNGVGHCHPKVVEAVQQQAGKLMHISNLFISEPQMKLAQKLVEISGLDRVFFTNSGAESNELAIKLARKYGHTKGRGGEIITMDGCFHGRTLATIAAGRPKYQKGFEPIPSGFKLIDFNDINAVKEAITEQTAAIMVEPIQGEGGIHPADAAFLKELRALCDEHSIALVFDEIQTGMGRTGEFFAFQGYGVMPDIMSLAKSLGGGFPIGALLAREHVAEALDFGDHGTTFGGNPLGCAAALATIEAIEEEGLRQKASENGTAIMERLRKEAKSEEAIKDVRGKGLMIGIELSIASRPVVMKMMEKGVIANAIGENIVRFVPPLVINMDELNTTVDVLLESIKESK from the coding sequence ATGCAATCCACGCAAGCAAATACGAATACATCTGCTACGCCTAAAGAACTTGATGAAGCCTATTACCTTAAGGTTTTTAAACGCTACCCACTGGTTTTATCTCATGGTGAAGGAGCAAAAGTATGGGATACCTCTGGCAAAGAATATATAGATGCCCTGGCAGGAATTGCAGTAAACGGAGTAGGACACTGCCACCCTAAAGTGGTTGAAGCTGTACAGCAGCAGGCTGGCAAGCTAATGCATATCTCCAACCTGTTTATCAGTGAGCCCCAAATGAAGCTGGCGCAAAAGCTAGTAGAGATTTCCGGGCTAGACCGCGTATTTTTTACTAACTCTGGGGCTGAGTCTAACGAGTTGGCGATTAAGCTGGCCCGCAAATATGGACACACCAAAGGTCGCGGTGGCGAAATTATTACCATGGATGGCTGTTTTCATGGGCGTACACTAGCTACTATTGCCGCTGGTCGCCCTAAGTATCAAAAAGGCTTTGAACCTATACCATCTGGCTTTAAGCTGATAGATTTTAATGACATTAATGCTGTTAAAGAAGCGATAACTGAGCAAACCGCCGCTATCATGGTGGAGCCTATACAGGGCGAAGGTGGTATACACCCAGCTGACGCAGCCTTCTTAAAAGAGCTGAGAGCTCTTTGCGATGAGCATAGCATCGCTTTAGTATTTGATGAAATACAAACGGGAATGGGCCGTACCGGAGAGTTCTTTGCTTTTCAGGGCTACGGTGTCATGCCTGATATCATGTCTTTGGCCAAGTCTTTAGGAGGTGGTTTTCCTATTGGGGCATTGCTGGCTCGCGAGCATGTAGCCGAAGCTCTGGACTTTGGCGACCATGGTACTACCTTTGGAGGTAACCCACTGGGGTGTGCTGCTGCCTTGGCTACTATTGAAGCTATAGAAGAAGAAGGGCTTCGTCAGAAAGCTAGTGAAAATGGTACTGCCATTATGGAGCGTTTGCGCAAAGAGGCAAAATCTGAAGAGGCTATTAAAGATGTAAGAGGCAAAGGACTAATGATAGGTATAGAACTTAGTATAGCCTCTCGCCCCGTAGTTATGAAAATGATGGAAAAAGGTGTAATTGCCAATGCCATAGGAGAAAACATAGTAAGATTCGTTCCTCCTCTGGTAATTAACATGGATGAGCTTAATACTACCGTAGATGTACTACTGGAAAGTATTAAAGAGAGCAAATAG